In a genomic window of Phacochoerus africanus isolate WHEZ1 chromosome 6, ROS_Pafr_v1, whole genome shotgun sequence:
- the ARNT gene encoding aryl hydrocarbon receptor nuclear translocator isoform X3, with product MTADVPSLGPAITSGNPGPGIQGGGAIVQRAIKRRPGLDFDDDGEGNSKFLRCDDDQMSNDKERFARSDDEQSSADKERLARENHSEIERRRRNKMTAYITELSDMVPTCSALARKPDKLTILRMAVSHMKSLRGTGNTSTDGTYKPSFLTDQELKHLILEAADGFLFIVSCETGRVVYVSDSVTPVLNQPQSEWFGSTLYDQVHPDDVDKLREQLSTSENALTGRILDLKTGTVKKEGQQSSMRMCMGSRRSFICRMRCGSSSVDPVSMNRLSFVRNRCRNGLGSVKDGEPHFVVVHCTGYIKAWPPAGVSLPDDDPEAGQGSKFCLVAIGRLQVTSSPNCTDMSNVCQPTEFISRHNIEGIFTFVDHRCVATVGYQPQELLGKNIVEFCHPEDQQLLRDSFQQVVKLKGQVLSVMFRFRSKNREWLWMRTSSFTFQNPYSDEIEYIICTNTNVKNSSQEPRPTLSNTIQRPQLGPTANLSLEMGSGQLAPRQQQQQTELDVVPGRDGLASYNHSQVSVQPVTTTGPEHSKPLEKSEGLFAQDRDPRFSEIYSNINTDQSKGISSSTVPATQQLFSQGNTFPPTPRPAENFRNSGLAPPVTIVQPSASAGQMLAQISRHSNPTQGAAPAWTPSTRPGFSAQQVATQATAKTRSSQFGVGNFQTPSSFSPMSLPGASTASPGAAAYPSLTNRGSSFAPETGQNAGQFQTRTAEGVGVWPQWQGQQPHHRSSSNEQHVQQSSAQQPGQPEVFQEMLSMLGDQSNSYNNEEFPDLTMFPSFSE from the exons ATGACAGCAGATGTACCATCACTGGGTCCAGCCATTACCTCTGGAAACCCTGGGCCTGGGATTCAAGGTGGAGGAGCCATTGTTCAGAGGGCTATTAAGCGGCGACCAGG ATTGGATTTTGATGATGATGGAGAAGGGAACAGTAAATTTTTGAG gtGTGATGATGATCAGATGTCTAATGATAAGGAGCGGTTTGCCAG gtcgGATGATGAGCAGAGCTCTGCGGATAAAGAGAGACTCGCCAG GGAAAATCATAGTGAAATTGAACGGCGGCGACGGAACAAGATGACAGCCTACATAACAGAACTGTCAGACATGGTACCCACCTGTAGTGCCCTGGCTCGAAAACCAGACAAGCTAACCATCTTACGCATGGCAGTTTCTCACATGAAGTCCTTACGAGGAACTGGCAACACATCCACTGATGGCACCTACAAGCCGTCTTTCCTCACTGATCAG GAACTGAAACATTTGATCTTGGAGGCAGCAGATGGCTTTCTGTTTATTGTCTCATGTGAGACAGGCCGGGTGGTGTATGTCTCCGACTCAGTGACCCCTGTTTTGAACCAGCCACAGTCTGAATGGTTTGGTAGCACGCTTTACGATCAGGTGCACCCAGATGATGTGGACAAACTTCGTGAGCAGCTTTCCACTTCAGAAAACGCCCTGACAG GGCGTATCCTTGATCTGAAGACTGGAACAGTGAAAAAGGAAGGTCAGCAGtcttccatgaggatgtgtatgGGCTCAAGGAGATCGTTTATTTGCCGTATGAG GTGTGGCAGTAGTTCTGTGGACCCAGTATCCATGAATAGACTGAGCTTTGTGAGGAACAGATGCAG GAATGGACTTGGCTCTGTGAAGGATGGGGAACCTCACTTCGTGGTGGTCCACTGTACAGGCTACATCAAGGCATGGCCTCCAGCAG GTGTCTCCCTCCCAGATGATGACCCAGAGGCTGGCCAGGGGAGCAAGTTTTGTTTAGTGGCCATTGGCAGACTACAG GTAACTAGTTCTCCTAACTGTACAGACATGAGTAATGTTTGTCAGCCAACAGAGTTCATCTCTCGACATAACATTGAGGGAATCTTCACTTTCGTGGATCATCGCTGTGTAGCTACTGTGGGCTACCAACCACAG gAACTCTTAGGAAAGAATATTGTAGAATTCTGTCATCCTGAAGACCAGCAGCTTCTGAGAGACAGCTTCCAACAG GTGGTGAAATTAAAAGGCCAGGTGCTATCTGTTATGTTCCGGTTCCGGTCTAAGAACCGAGAATGGCTGTGGATGAGAACCAGCTCCTTTACTTTCCAGAACCCTTACTCAGATGAAATTGAGTACATCATCTGTACCAACACCAATGTGAA GAACTCCAGCCAGGAGCCAAGGCCTACACTGTCCAACACAATTCAGAGGCCACAGCTAGGTCCCACAGCTAATTTATCCCTGGAGATGGGCTCAGGGCAGCTGGCACCCAG gcagcagcaacagcaaacGGAATTGGATGTGGTGCCAGGAAGAGATGGACTAGCTAGCTACAATCATTCCCAG GTTTCTGTTCAGCCTGTGACAACCACAGGGCCAGAACACAGCAAGCCCCTCGAGAAGTCAGAGGGTCTATTTGCCCAGGATAGAGATCCAAGATTTTCAGAAATCTACTCCAATATCAATACAG ATCAGAGTAAAGGCATCTCCTCCAGCACTGTCCCTGCCACCCAACAGCTATTCTCCCAGGGCAACACATTCCCTCCTACCCCCCGGCCGGCAGAGAATTTCAG AAATAGTGGTCTGGCCCCTCCTGTAACCATTGTCCAGCCTTCAGCTTCTGCAGGGCAGATGTTGGCCCAGATTTCCCGCCACTCCAATCCTACCCAGGGAGCAGCCCCAGCGTGGACCCCTAGCACCCGCCCAGGCTTCTCTGCCCAG cAGGTGGCTACCCAGGCTACAGCCAAGACTCGTTCTTCCCAATTTGGTGTAGGCAACTTCCAGACTCCATCATCTTTTAGCCCCATGTCCCTCCCTGGTGCTTCTACTGCATCACCTGGTGCTGCTGCCTACCCTAGTCTCACCAATCGTGGATCCAGCTTTG CTCCTGAGACTGGTCAGAATGCAGGACAATTCCAGACACGGACAGCAGAGGGTGTGGGTGTCTGGCCACAGTGGCAGGGCCAGCAGCCTCATCATCGTTCGAGTTCTAATGAGCAACATGTTCAACAGTCATCAGCACAGCAACCCGGCCAGCCTGAGGTCTTCCAG GAGATGCTGTCCATGTTGGGAGACCAGAGCAACAGTTACAACAATGAAGAATTTCCTGATCTAACTATGTTTCCCTCTTTTTCAGAATAG
- the ARNT gene encoding aryl hydrocarbon receptor nuclear translocator isoform X6, with translation MYHHWVQPLPLETLGLGFKVEEPLFRGLLSGDQGELTVFLLAFSRLDFDDDGEGNSKFLRCDDDQMSNDKERFARSDDEQSSADKERLARENHSEIERRRRNKMTAYITELSDMVPTCSALARKPDKLTILRMAVSHMKSLRGTGNTSTDGTYKPSFLTDQELKHLILEAADGFLFIVSCETGRVVYVSDSVTPVLNQPQSEWFGSTLYDQVHPDDVDKLREQLSTSENALTGRILDLKTGTVKKEGQQSSMRMCMGSRRSFICRMRCGSSSVDPVSMNRLSFVRNRCRNGLGSVKDGEPHFVVVHCTGYIKAWPPAGVSLPDDDPEAGQGSKFCLVAIGRLQVTSSPNCTDMSNVCQPTEFISRHNIEGIFTFVDHRCVATVGYQPQELLGKNIVEFCHPEDQQLLRDSFQQVVKLKGQVLSVMFRFRSKNREWLWMRTSSFTFQNPYSDEIEYIICTNTNVKNSSQEPRPTLSNTIQRPQLGPTANLSLEMGSGQLAPRQQQQQTELDVVPGRDGLASYNHSQVSVQPVTTTGPEHSKPLEKSEGLFAQDRDPRFSEIYSNINTDQSKGISSSTVPATQQLFSQGNTFPPTPRPAENFRNSGLAPPVTIVQPSASAGQMLAQISRHSNPTQGAAPAWTPSTRPGFSAQQVATQATAKTRSSQFGVGNFQTPSSFSPMSLPGASTASPGAAAYPSLTNRGSSFAPETGQNAGQFQTRTAEGVGVWPQWQGQQPHHRSSSNEQHVQQSSAQQPGQPEVFQEMLSMLGDQSNSYNNEEFPDLTMFPSFSE, from the exons ATGTACCATCACTGGGTCCAGCCATTACCTCTGGAAACCCTGGGCCTGGGATTCAAGGTGGAGGAGCCATTGTTCAGAGGGCTATTAAGCGGCGACCAGGGTGA GCTTACAGTATTTTTGTTGGCTTTCTCCAGATTGGATTTTGATGATGATGGAGAAGGGAACAGTAAATTTTTGAG gtGTGATGATGATCAGATGTCTAATGATAAGGAGCGGTTTGCCAG gtcgGATGATGAGCAGAGCTCTGCGGATAAAGAGAGACTCGCCAG GGAAAATCATAGTGAAATTGAACGGCGGCGACGGAACAAGATGACAGCCTACATAACAGAACTGTCAGACATGGTACCCACCTGTAGTGCCCTGGCTCGAAAACCAGACAAGCTAACCATCTTACGCATGGCAGTTTCTCACATGAAGTCCTTACGAGGAACTGGCAACACATCCACTGATGGCACCTACAAGCCGTCTTTCCTCACTGATCAG GAACTGAAACATTTGATCTTGGAGGCAGCAGATGGCTTTCTGTTTATTGTCTCATGTGAGACAGGCCGGGTGGTGTATGTCTCCGACTCAGTGACCCCTGTTTTGAACCAGCCACAGTCTGAATGGTTTGGTAGCACGCTTTACGATCAGGTGCACCCAGATGATGTGGACAAACTTCGTGAGCAGCTTTCCACTTCAGAAAACGCCCTGACAG GGCGTATCCTTGATCTGAAGACTGGAACAGTGAAAAAGGAAGGTCAGCAGtcttccatgaggatgtgtatgGGCTCAAGGAGATCGTTTATTTGCCGTATGAG GTGTGGCAGTAGTTCTGTGGACCCAGTATCCATGAATAGACTGAGCTTTGTGAGGAACAGATGCAG GAATGGACTTGGCTCTGTGAAGGATGGGGAACCTCACTTCGTGGTGGTCCACTGTACAGGCTACATCAAGGCATGGCCTCCAGCAG GTGTCTCCCTCCCAGATGATGACCCAGAGGCTGGCCAGGGGAGCAAGTTTTGTTTAGTGGCCATTGGCAGACTACAG GTAACTAGTTCTCCTAACTGTACAGACATGAGTAATGTTTGTCAGCCAACAGAGTTCATCTCTCGACATAACATTGAGGGAATCTTCACTTTCGTGGATCATCGCTGTGTAGCTACTGTGGGCTACCAACCACAG gAACTCTTAGGAAAGAATATTGTAGAATTCTGTCATCCTGAAGACCAGCAGCTTCTGAGAGACAGCTTCCAACAG GTGGTGAAATTAAAAGGCCAGGTGCTATCTGTTATGTTCCGGTTCCGGTCTAAGAACCGAGAATGGCTGTGGATGAGAACCAGCTCCTTTACTTTCCAGAACCCTTACTCAGATGAAATTGAGTACATCATCTGTACCAACACCAATGTGAA GAACTCCAGCCAGGAGCCAAGGCCTACACTGTCCAACACAATTCAGAGGCCACAGCTAGGTCCCACAGCTAATTTATCCCTGGAGATGGGCTCAGGGCAGCTGGCACCCAG gcagcagcaacagcaaacGGAATTGGATGTGGTGCCAGGAAGAGATGGACTAGCTAGCTACAATCATTCCCAG GTTTCTGTTCAGCCTGTGACAACCACAGGGCCAGAACACAGCAAGCCCCTCGAGAAGTCAGAGGGTCTATTTGCCCAGGATAGAGATCCAAGATTTTCAGAAATCTACTCCAATATCAATACAG ATCAGAGTAAAGGCATCTCCTCCAGCACTGTCCCTGCCACCCAACAGCTATTCTCCCAGGGCAACACATTCCCTCCTACCCCCCGGCCGGCAGAGAATTTCAG AAATAGTGGTCTGGCCCCTCCTGTAACCATTGTCCAGCCTTCAGCTTCTGCAGGGCAGATGTTGGCCCAGATTTCCCGCCACTCCAATCCTACCCAGGGAGCAGCCCCAGCGTGGACCCCTAGCACCCGCCCAGGCTTCTCTGCCCAG cAGGTGGCTACCCAGGCTACAGCCAAGACTCGTTCTTCCCAATTTGGTGTAGGCAACTTCCAGACTCCATCATCTTTTAGCCCCATGTCCCTCCCTGGTGCTTCTACTGCATCACCTGGTGCTGCTGCCTACCCTAGTCTCACCAATCGTGGATCCAGCTTTG CTCCTGAGACTGGTCAGAATGCAGGACAATTCCAGACACGGACAGCAGAGGGTGTGGGTGTCTGGCCACAGTGGCAGGGCCAGCAGCCTCATCATCGTTCGAGTTCTAATGAGCAACATGTTCAACAGTCATCAGCACAGCAACCCGGCCAGCCTGAGGTCTTCCAG GAGATGCTGTCCATGTTGGGAGACCAGAGCAACAGTTACAACAATGAAGAATTTCCTGATCTAACTATGTTTCCCTCTTTTTCAGAATAG